A region of the Paenibacillus thermoaerophilus genome:
ATTCCGGCGCAGCACTTGACGATGACGAGAGCGTCGTAACGGAGCCGCTCTTGGAGAATTTCTGCTTGTACGTCTCCAACAACTGGTTGGCTGTCTCTTGATCCTTCACGATCCCGACCAGCTTCCCGTCGATGAACAACTGCGTTCCCATCGTTTTGGGCTTCAACAGCTCGTCCAGCTTGGCCAGAGCCGCCGCATCGTCGGACTTTCCGTTGAAAACCCTTTCAGCTTCAAAAGCGACCTTATCCGTCTCCAGCACCATCTGAACATCCGGGTTTTCCTCAGCCAACTGCTCCTGGCGTTCGGCCAGATGCCGACGGACTACCTCGGGATTGCTCACAACGCCAACTCTGGTATCCCCCACGAGCACGCGGTGCACTTCATGGGTGTTCATCTGCACATATTGGTTTCCGCCTACCGTAACCGACACAAGCACGCCCAGCGCGCCGATGCTCTTCAGCACCTGCTGGCGATACGTGCGAAGAACGGAACCGAACTCGTCCATACGTTCACGGGAGCGCTCCATCCAGACCCGCAGCCGAATGTTGGACTTGAGGCCGATCCACTTGCCCTTCAAGTTTTCCATCCACTTACTTTCTCTGAACGATTTCATAACTTCTCCTCGTCACGATTTCAATCCATACATCGGTTTAATGACTGACGGTTCTCTTATCTCTATGAAAATAGTCAGCCCAATGTATTAACTTTACCACACGAGGAGACTGGATTCAACTTGACAACTCGAAAAAGTCGGAATCTCTCCGTTTAGCCTTCATACCTCCCAATAATCTCCTGCAATTCGCGGAATTCTTCCGGCTGGAGACGGTTTTTGACGATTCGTTCCAGCTCCCGGTATTCCTCTAGCGTGATGCCGTCCTCCACAAATCCCGAGATCGTCATCAGCTCCTCCGGCTTCAGCCGGTTGGCCAGCAGCGAGAACACGCGCATGCGGTCGTCAGGCGACATCAGATCGCGAGCCGACTGGAACTGCTCCGTGCTCATCAGCATGCCGCTCTCGCCCGATTCCGTCCAGCCCGTCTCGGCATCCTCCGCGTCTCCGCCTTGTCCTTCCGCCCCCGTCTCGCCGCTGACCGATCCCCATACGGCGACGGCGTCGGCCGGGGCATCCTCTTCGGGTTCGGAGGACGGCGCCGGGGTGGATTGGGCGCGGCTCAAGGGCAAGCCTTCCTTCTCGTCGCCGGCGGCCGGTTTATCCGCGAACAGCCCTCCGAATACGGGAATGCCGGACAGCATCGGATTCCAATCAAGAGAAGAAGACACCGGCTGCAAATTCAACTGTTTCATGACCGCTTCCACTTGCCGATTAACGGCGTACCACGTCGTCGCGACGGAGACCATGCTGATGACCGCCGCTCCGATTGCCAGTCTGCCGATCCGCCAAATCCATCTCATCTCGATGCATCTCTCCTGACTATCCTGGGTTTATCGGTTCTTCGCGCCCCGCAAGGCTCGAAGGTTTCTGGTATGCGAATTCGCCGTTTTATCCGGCGCTTGAGAAAAAAAGCCCGCAGCCCGTACGGCCGGTGCCGTAACGTGCGCAGGCTTGTTTCCCATTATTGCCCAATCGGGCGGCTCGCATACCTTTGCTCTCAATCCGTCCACTCGGCCAGAAGAGATTCGTCAAGCTCCGCATGGTCCGGGGCCCCGAGAGCGTTCATCGTGAACCGGACGCTCAGTCTGGCGCTCTGTTCGAAGGTCAGCGGGTCCTCGACCGCAAGCGGCCGGAAATAGTCGGACTGCCGATGGAACAGCAACGATCCCAGCAAGGACAGGAACGTATGGTCGACGGATTCAAACCAAAAGGCGCCCTGTTCCCGTCCCCGCTGCAGCAGGTCGATCAACAGCCTCCACATGGGAAACGCGTGCTGCTTGATAATCCCGATCCGAGGCGAGCGCAGCGCCACTTCCTGCTGCAAGATCATCATCATCTCGGAATCCTTATACCGGTAACGCGTCAATTCTACGATAAAAATCTGAAGCCCCTTCACCGGATCGGTAAGCCGGTCGGCAAGCTCTTGTACTTTGTCTGACGGAAAAAAATGATCGAACAATGCGGCGAAGACGCTCTCCTTGCCCCCGAAGTGGTAGGAGATCAGGGCGATATTGACGCCCGCTTCCTCGCAAATTTCCCTAACGGAGGTTCCGTCGTAGCCTTTCGCTGCGAACAGCTTCTTGGCCGCTTGCAATATTTTCAGCTTCACCTGCGTCGGTTCGGACGGCGGCATACGCATTCTCCTCCATTCGATTCGTTACCGCCATTATGCCCGATGCCCGACCCGTAATCAAGCCGCCCTTGTCGTCTGTCCGGCGCCAGCGGGCCGTTGGCCGCGAAGGGCGACGGCTAGCGTGCCGATCAACAGACCCGCCGCGGCGAGAGCCAGCAGGCCAGAGACGGAATGGGTGACGGAGGGGCCGCCGAACAGCACGTTCATGCCGCCCTCCGCCGCATACGTCGCGGGCAGGATCACCCCCAGATCATAGAAGAAATCCGACAGCAGATCGCGAGGGACAAGGGCCCCCGACGAGACGAGCTGCATGGACAGCAACAGAATGTTGAACACCATGCCGGCTTCTCCGAACAGCAGCAGGAACATCTGGGAGACGAGGATAAATGCGAGCAGCATCAGCGCTTCGAACGCCCACAGCATCCAAAAACCGGCTTCGGCTTCGACTCCGAGCAGCGTCAGCAGACCCGATCCGATCAAGGAGACCAGCACGGCCGCAACTGCATTCAAAACCATACGCGCGCCGAACAACGGCCATTTGCCGACCGTACCGCGAAGCGCCGCAGCCGATTGTTCCAGATTCATCCCCATAATCATAGCGCCCACATAAGAGGCCAGCACCAGCATCAGCGGAACCATCTGGTGATTCATCCCTTGCACGGGATGAACCGTGACCGTCTCGCCCGTCACTTTCTCCGTGAGTTCCGCGGCTATCGCGCCCGCTCGATCCGCAGGAACCTGGAGCCCCGTCAGCACCGCTTGAACGCCTTGGCCGACAGCCATCTTGTTGACCGTCGCCGTTATGCGGTCCGCGATCCCCGTCATCATGCTTTTGATCATCGACGGATTGGATTCGTTGATCATGTACGTGATCGCACCTTTGCCCTCGGGCGTTTGCAGCCGTTGCGAGAAGTCCGCCGGAATGCGGACAACCATAGACAGCTCCCGGTCGTTCAGCAGCTTCTGCGCCTCCTCTATCGAGGAGAGAATAGCCGTATCCGTGGGGAGCGTCTTTTGCAGTTGCGAGGCGATCTGCCCTCCGATCGCCGAATCCTCGTTCACGATGCCGACCTTCAGCCGGTCTACCCGATCGTAAACCCCGTCGTAAGCCGTCATCCAGACGATGCCGAAAATCAGTTGGAACAACACGGCAACCGCGACGCCGACCTTAGTGGTTCGCTGTTTCAGCAGTTCCATTAACGCAAACATCCATGTCATAGCCGGTCTCTCCTATTTGTCTATAATTTAAACAATCATTTAAATTAAATGTTTGTTTAAATTATACAAAGCGACCGCGCTTCTGTCAACCCATTCTTTGCGCGAATCGAAAAAGCCGACCGCCGGCTTGCCCATCACTCGCGGGTCTGCCGGCAGTCGGCTTTTCCTGTGTCTCGTATGGTTGCGATCAATAAATCTCGCGGACGAGGTTCGTTTGCTCGCGGTTCCGGCCGACCGAGAAGATCGCGACCGGAATGCCCGTTAGCTCCTCAATGCGTTTGATATAATGGCGGGTCGTCGCCGGCAGGTCATCGAGCGAGCGGGCTCCGGAGATATCTTCGCTCCAGCCCGGCATCTCCTCGTACACCGCTTCGCACTCCGCCAGCACGTTCAAGTTGGCAGGATAATGCTCGATCAGCT
Encoded here:
- a CDS encoding TetR/AcrR family transcriptional regulator: MPPSEPTQVKLKILQAAKKLFAAKGYDGTSVREICEEAGVNIALISYHFGGKESVFAALFDHFFPSDKVQELADRLTDPVKGLQIFIVELTRYRYKDSEMMMILQQEVALRSPRIGIIKQHAFPMWRLLIDLLQRGREQGAFWFESVDHTFLSLLGSLLFHRQSDYFRPLAVEDPLTFEQSARLSVRFTMNALGAPDHAELDESLLAEWTD
- a CDS encoding YhgE/Pip domain-containing protein, with translation MTWMFALMELLKQRTTKVGVAVAVLFQLIFGIVWMTAYDGVYDRVDRLKVGIVNEDSAIGGQIASQLQKTLPTDTAILSSIEEAQKLLNDRELSMVVRIPADFSQRLQTPEGKGAITYMINESNPSMIKSMMTGIADRITATVNKMAVGQGVQAVLTGLQVPADRAGAIAAELTEKVTGETVTVHPVQGMNHQMVPLMLVLASYVGAMIMGMNLEQSAAALRGTVGKWPLFGARMVLNAVAAVLVSLIGSGLLTLLGVEAEAGFWMLWAFEALMLLAFILVSQMFLLLFGEAGMVFNILLLSMQLVSSGALVPRDLLSDFFYDLGVILPATYAAEGGMNVLFGGPSVTHSVSGLLALAAAGLLIGTLAVALRGQRPAGAGQTTRAA